A single region of the Prochlorococcus marinus str. MIT 0917 genome encodes:
- the yedP gene encoding mannosyl-3-phosphoglycerate phosphatase-related protein YedP: MRNNSKYWIVTDLDGTLMDENYDISPAKKTLNMLSEMSIPVIPCTSKTASEVRYFRNEHGLSDPFIVENGAAIYGNYLKNTTEWELILGKSYKELRFIIKNISKEVKYNLIPLNDLSKNQIYELTGLSEQGINRALDRQWSVPFLNPPDDIFEKVKIICDSYNVHVFKGNRMSHLLSKESHKGQAVEQLKGYLQNQNVKIIALGDSQNDLPLLEYADISIVIPGKNGPNKYLQNGIDNGSFILANSPHAEGWSNSVQEVISSFKCL, translated from the coding sequence ATGAGGAACAATTCTAAATATTGGATAGTTACAGATCTTGATGGAACATTAATGGATGAGAACTACGATATTTCTCCAGCAAAGAAAACGTTAAATATGTTGTCAGAAATGTCTATACCTGTCATACCTTGTACAAGTAAAACAGCTTCTGAGGTTAGATATTTTAGAAATGAACATGGATTATCAGATCCTTTTATTGTCGAGAATGGAGCAGCTATTTATGGTAATTATTTAAAGAATACTACTGAGTGGGAATTGATCTTAGGTAAAAGTTATAAGGAATTGAGATTTATAATAAAAAATATATCAAAAGAAGTTAAATACAATTTAATTCCTTTAAATGATTTAAGTAAAAATCAAATATATGAACTTACTGGTTTATCTGAACAGGGTATTAACAGAGCTTTAGATAGGCAGTGGAGTGTTCCATTCTTAAATCCTCCTGATGATATTTTTGAGAAAGTAAAGATTATTTGTGATTCTTACAATGTTCATGTTTTCAAGGGAAACCGCATGAGTCATTTGCTTTCAAAAGAAAGTCATAAAGGTCAAGCTGTTGAACAATTAAAGGGTTATTTACAGAACCAGAATGTAAAGATTATAGCACTTGGTGATTCACAAAATGATTTGCCTTTACTTGAATATGCTGATATCTCTATTGTTATTCCAGGTAAAAATGGTCCTAATAAGTATTTACAGAATGGTATTGATAATGGTTCTTTCATATTGGCTAATTCTCCTCATGCGGAGGGTTGGTCAAATAGTGTTCAAGAAGTTATTAGTAGCTTTAAGTGTTTATGA
- a CDS encoding uridine kinase, with product MIDKGINSDFNDIFPKYIRDNLLFPVDTYLSFLESLSIEPSHFFHKWSDVNTQTIIDKYWKQNTKLDWKWSLTFPFFSLLENYINSVNNPIIIGFSGLPGSGKSTLGFWIDSVARELSLDIKVISLDDFYLPGQEMDIAMKGNPWNVPRGFPGSHSLGLLHQSLDTFLKTGVLSSPTFDKSLRDGKGDRSGWCELKPKVLILEGWFVGCDPVSNLFEMNDLDDYKFNLSLTQPEKDYRILIQESLLDYRKIWSKLHKLWHLKSSNFDNTILWKSQQENEMIKLKGSGLKGKHLSDFIRMVQTAIPQQSLSFINSDTTVQINEYRRIEKLKTSKYNF from the coding sequence ATGATAGATAAAGGTATTAATTCTGATTTTAATGATATTTTCCCTAAATATATAAGGGATAATCTCCTTTTCCCTGTTGATACTTATCTTTCATTCCTCGAGAGTTTATCGATTGAGCCTTCGCATTTTTTTCATAAGTGGTCAGATGTTAATACTCAAACTATTATTGATAAATATTGGAAACAAAATACTAAATTAGATTGGAAATGGTCTTTAACATTTCCATTTTTTTCCCTTTTAGAAAATTATATTAATTCTGTTAATAATCCCATAATAATTGGCTTTTCTGGACTTCCTGGCTCTGGTAAATCTACTTTAGGATTTTGGATAGATAGTGTAGCGAGGGAACTATCTTTAGATATAAAAGTTATATCTTTGGATGATTTTTACTTGCCTGGCCAAGAAATGGATATAGCTATGAAAGGTAACCCATGGAATGTTCCTAGAGGTTTTCCTGGTAGTCATTCTTTAGGTTTATTGCATCAATCACTAGATACTTTTTTGAAAACGGGTGTCTTATCCAGTCCTACTTTTGATAAGTCTTTAAGAGATGGAAAAGGAGATAGATCAGGTTGGTGTGAATTGAAACCTAAAGTTTTAATTTTAGAAGGGTGGTTCGTAGGCTGCGATCCAGTTTCAAATTTATTTGAAATGAATGATTTAGACGACTATAAATTTAATTTGTCATTGACTCAGCCTGAAAAAGATTATCGTATTTTGATTCAAGAATCACTGTTAGATTATCGTAAGATTTGGAGTAAACTACATAAACTTTGGCATCTTAAATCTTCAAATTTTGATAATACAATTCTGTGGAAATCTCAACAAGAAAATGAAATGATTAAATTAAAAGGTTCAGGGTTGAAAGGTAAACATTTATCAGATTTTATACGTATGGTTCAAACCGCTATTCCACAACAATCTTTATCTTTTATTAATTCAGACACGACAGTACAAATCAATGAGTATCGTCGCATTGAAAAACTAAAGACATCTAAATACAATTTCTAA
- a CDS encoding GIY-YIG nuclease family protein codes for MASYVYLIQNGDLFNIGLTNNLERTRIDLRPGELVAFLITEKPEPLIKNIRKTYVDNRLPGSDYYRLANSQVKECRSLLEGDGSDNYFQPFLKGPTLFILFVLSWFALTYLIIDFAVDPIISRFS; via the coding sequence ATGGCTTCATATGTCTATTTGATTCAAAACGGTGATTTATTCAATATTGGTCTTACTAACAACCTTGAAAGAACAAGAATTGATTTAAGACCTGGTGAATTGGTTGCTTTTTTAATTACTGAAAAACCTGAACCTCTTATTAAAAATATTAGGAAAACATATGTTGATAACAGATTGCCTGGTTCAGATTATTATAGACTTGCGAATTCACAGGTAAAAGAATGTAGGTCTCTTCTGGAGGGTGATGGATCTGATAATTATTTTCAACCTTTCCTCAAGGGCCCTACTCTATTTATATTATTCGTTCTTTCTTGGTTTGCACTAACTTATCTAATTATAGATTTTGCTGTAGATCCTATAATTAGTAGGTTTAGCTAA
- a CDS encoding undecaprenyl-diphosphate phosphatase has translation MPEEISPYVFIYLKSFFLGIIQGFTEFFPISSTAHLKVVPYFLGWNDPGASFSASIQLGSAAAIIYYFRKQISLIINSFLSAFIHHKFFKDEDTRLATYIFISNVPICIFGFIIKLFWPNYSDSNFRGLYFIAITSILMAILLALSEFYGNRKKLFTDINLIDVIFLGFAQSLALFPGVSRSGITLTSALFSGIERKTAARLSFLIGIPAISISGLVELCTLFNTLSVIDILPTIIGIISSFFSSLFAIDFFLKFLAKNNTFVFVYYRLAFGAFILSAL, from the coding sequence ATGCCTGAAGAAATTAGTCCATATGTATTTATTTACCTTAAATCATTTTTCTTAGGCATCATTCAAGGTTTTACTGAGTTTTTTCCAATTAGTAGTACAGCTCATTTAAAAGTTGTTCCTTATTTTTTGGGATGGAATGATCCTGGTGCTTCCTTTTCCGCTTCTATACAATTAGGAAGCGCAGCTGCAATTATTTATTATTTTCGAAAACAAATTAGTTTGATTATTAATTCCTTTTTGTCGGCTTTTATTCATCATAAATTTTTCAAAGATGAAGATACAAGACTTGCTACTTATATATTTATCTCCAATGTCCCAATATGTATTTTTGGTTTTATTATTAAATTATTTTGGCCTAATTACTCCGATTCGAATTTTAGAGGTTTGTATTTTATAGCTATTACTTCTATTCTTATGGCAATATTGTTAGCTCTTTCAGAATTTTATGGTAATAGAAAAAAGCTATTTACTGACATTAATTTAATAGATGTTATCTTCTTGGGTTTTGCTCAATCTCTGGCTTTATTTCCTGGGGTTTCTCGATCAGGTATTACTTTGACCTCAGCATTGTTTTCGGGAATTGAAAGAAAAACCGCAGCAAGACTTTCTTTTCTAATTGGTATCCCAGCTATTTCTATTTCAGGACTTGTTGAATTGTGTACATTATTTAATACATTATCAGTAATAGATATTTTACCTACAATTATTGGGATTATTTCATCCTTCTTTTCTTCATTGTTTGCTATTGACTTTTTTCTTAAGTTCTTAGCTAAAAATAATACTTTTGTTTTTGTTTATTATCGTTTAGCTTTTGGTGCTTTTATATTGTCAGCTTTATAA
- the msrA gene encoding peptide-methionine (S)-S-oxide reductase MsrA, producing MIKKIIEYLKIIIDKLYSDRSTVKHKKKLLHTILKNDLTATLKDNEQEILFGCGCFWGAEKGFWRLPGVISTAVGYAGGEKENPSYKEVCSGLTGHTEVVRVVWNNNEIDLSDLLKLFWECHDPTQGNRQGNDSGSQYRSSIYTTNQHQLSKAIESKNSYQKELKNNGFGEITTEIKNDIKFYFAEDYHQQYLAKPGSRPYCSAMPTKVIFKGFNGANFKLNEKIWTYYNWEISHCILRGENTPIESNLQ from the coding sequence ATGATTAAAAAGATAATTGAATATTTAAAGATTATTATTGATAAGCTCTATTCTGATAGAAGTACAGTAAAACATAAGAAGAAATTGCTACATACAATATTAAAAAATGATCTAACAGCAACACTAAAAGACAATGAGCAAGAAATACTTTTTGGATGCGGCTGCTTTTGGGGAGCAGAGAAAGGTTTCTGGAGGCTTCCAGGTGTTATATCAACTGCCGTGGGATATGCCGGGGGTGAAAAGGAAAACCCAAGCTATAAAGAAGTATGTTCTGGTCTAACAGGTCACACCGAAGTCGTAAGAGTTGTTTGGAATAATAATGAAATCGATCTAAGCGACTTACTAAAATTATTTTGGGAATGCCATGACCCAACACAAGGCAATCGTCAGGGTAACGATAGTGGAAGCCAATATAGATCTTCTATTTATACGACAAACCAACACCAACTAAGTAAAGCAATAGAAAGCAAAAATAGCTATCAAAAAGAACTAAAAAATAATGGCTTTGGGGAAATTACTACAGAAATCAAGAATGATATTAAGTTCTATTTTGCAGAAGATTACCATCAACAATACTTAGCTAAGCCTGGTAGCAGACCATATTGCTCTGCGATGCCAACAAAGGTAATATTTAAAGGCTTTAATGGAGCAAACTTTAAACTAAATGAAAAGATTTGGACTTACTATAATTGGGAAATAAGTCATTGTATTCTTAGAGGTGAGAATACACCTATTGAATCGAATTTGCAATGA
- a CDS encoding ABC transporter ATP-binding protein, producing MAALRLDLIKNYLRPHKKELILGAICLIFVNILSVAIPMEVRNIVDDLKEGFTFSYVLNKSTWLILLATIMGGARLISRQLVFGVGRQVEVSLRQKLFDRMLEQDPGWVQTIGTGEVITRATSDLENIRRLLGFTILSLTNTFLAYTFTLPAMLSIDPLLTVLAISVYPVLLGTVGLFGGRMVKQRKRQQKALSELSELIQEDLSGISAIKIYGQEKAEQEAFEKLNIRYRDAAINLARTASTLFPLLQGLSSISLLLLIAIGSGQLNSGTLTVGGLVALILYVERLVFPTALLGFTLNTFQLGQVSLERVEEILNHEPTIKDKINTVDISKPILGKLEAKNLSIKYEDSTRKILDEISFRINPGEIVALVGPVGCGKTTLARALGRMIKIDEGTLFLDDNDVMDLKLKQLRSNIALVPQEGYLFTETLSENIKYGNPEASIEKVQESAYEARMTDDIKGFPDGLKTLVGERGITLSGGQRQRTALSRALLVDSKIIVLDDALASVDNKTASAIFQTIKNQYNKTVLMISHQLSAAAACDRILVMNDGKIVQEGTHQFLIKKDGLYKSMWEREKAKEQLQSND from the coding sequence ATGGCTGCATTAAGACTAGATCTAATAAAAAACTATTTGAGACCACACAAGAAGGAGCTGATACTAGGTGCTATCTGTCTGATTTTTGTAAACATTCTAAGTGTTGCTATTCCAATGGAAGTCAGAAATATCGTCGATGATCTAAAGGAAGGATTTACATTTTCATATGTCTTGAATAAGTCGACATGGTTAATACTCTTGGCAACAATCATGGGGGGAGCAAGGTTGATATCTCGGCAACTCGTATTTGGAGTTGGAAGACAAGTAGAAGTTTCATTAAGACAAAAATTATTTGATCGAATGCTGGAACAAGATCCAGGATGGGTTCAAACCATAGGTACAGGGGAGGTTATAACTAGAGCTACTAGTGATTTGGAAAACATAAGAAGATTGCTTGGATTTACGATACTAAGTCTGACAAACACATTTTTGGCATACACCTTCACGTTGCCAGCGATGTTGTCAATCGATCCACTCTTAACTGTCCTTGCTATTTCTGTATATCCAGTGTTACTGGGCACCGTTGGATTATTCGGTGGAAGAATGGTCAAACAAAGAAAGAGGCAACAAAAAGCATTATCAGAATTGAGTGAATTAATCCAGGAAGATCTATCTGGCATTAGCGCAATTAAAATTTATGGTCAAGAGAAAGCTGAACAAGAAGCTTTCGAGAAATTAAATATTAGATATAGAGATGCTGCTATTAATCTTGCAAGAACTGCGAGTACATTATTCCCATTACTTCAAGGGTTATCATCCATCTCTTTGCTTTTACTAATAGCAATTGGGAGTGGGCAATTAAATAGTGGAACTCTTACTGTTGGGGGCTTAGTAGCTTTAATTCTTTATGTGGAGAGACTTGTTTTTCCAACAGCCTTATTAGGATTTACGTTAAATACTTTTCAATTAGGTCAAGTAAGCTTAGAAAGAGTTGAAGAGATACTAAATCATGAACCTACAATCAAAGATAAAATTAATACGGTCGATATATCTAAGCCAATTCTAGGTAAATTAGAAGCAAAAAATTTATCAATAAAGTATGAAGATTCTACAAGGAAAATACTCGATGAAATTTCTTTTAGAATAAATCCTGGAGAAATAGTTGCCTTAGTGGGGCCTGTGGGTTGCGGTAAAACAACATTGGCAAGAGCTTTAGGAAGAATGATAAAAATTGATGAAGGAACATTATTTTTAGACGACAATGATGTGATGGACTTAAAGCTAAAACAGTTAAGAAGCAATATCGCTTTAGTGCCACAAGAAGGATATCTTTTTACAGAAACACTTTCAGAAAATATTAAATACGGAAATCCAGAGGCATCCATAGAAAAGGTACAAGAATCAGCATATGAAGCGCGAATGACAGATGATATAAAAGGTTTTCCAGATGGTCTAAAAACACTTGTCGGTGAAAGAGGTATAACTCTCAGTGGGGGACAAAGACAACGAACAGCGCTAAGTAGAGCATTATTAGTAGATTCAAAAATTATTGTTCTTGATGATGCCCTAGCAAGTGTGGACAATAAAACAGCCTCAGCAATATTTCAAACAATAAAAAATCAGTATAATAAGACGGTATTAATGATTAGTCATCAACTATCAGCCGCTGCTGCGTGTGATCGAATATTAGTAATGAATGATGGAAAAATTGTGCAAGAGGGAACACATCAATTTTTAATTAAGAAAGACGGTTTGTATAAAAGCATGTGGGAGAGAGAAAAAGCAAAGGAACAACTACAATCAAATGATTAA
- a CDS encoding DUF3288 family protein, whose product MNEAQNHPLYLTDRENLDRLVTIDSPTSNNFVELARLLIRYQDFKGAEDLNSDMEKLLKKWDINRDKLEAITRKLWSEGFRPASHSSPDNVGSGFDTSDSSQA is encoded by the coding sequence ATGAACGAGGCTCAAAATCATCCGCTGTATTTAACAGATCGTGAAAATCTTGATCGTTTAGTCACCATAGATTCTCCAACTTCTAACAATTTTGTTGAACTAGCTAGATTACTAATTCGTTATCAAGATTTTAAAGGTGCTGAAGATCTTAATTCTGACATGGAAAAATTATTAAAAAAATGGGACATTAATCGTGACAAATTAGAGGCGATAACAAGAAAACTTTGGTCAGAGGGATTTCGTCCTGCAAGTCATTCAAGTCCTGACAACGTTGGTTCTGGATTTGATACGTCAGATTCCTCTCAAGCTTAA
- the trpD gene encoding anthranilate phosphoribosyltransferase: MNPLNPISFSVILESLLSANDLTEEQSNYLMNSWLENKIEPVQTGAILAAFRAKGVSGDELSAMAKILQEASITPSDLPSFDLVDTCGTGGDGANTFNISTAVAFVSAALGVKIAKHGNRSASGKVGSADVLENLGLPLNVSSEKIVEALKNLGITFLFAPSWHPSLVNLAPLRKNLGIRTIFNLLGPLVNPLRPKSQVLGVAKADLLDPISLALKGMGLKRAVVVHGAGGLDEASLAGSNQFRFLEKDVIRSEIFNPIDLGLTEISNESLKGDDLKTNSQILMSLLKGEGNKYHKEVVALNTALVLWVSGAEDDLFLGVKRSLDCLNTDKSWLLFKQLREFLAS; this comes from the coding sequence ATGAACCCATTAAATCCTATATCTTTTTCAGTAATTCTTGAATCACTACTTTCAGCAAATGATTTAACTGAGGAGCAATCTAATTATTTAATGAATTCATGGCTAGAAAATAAAATTGAACCAGTTCAAACCGGTGCGATCTTAGCGGCATTTAGAGCAAAGGGGGTTTCTGGTGATGAACTTTCGGCAATGGCAAAAATCCTTCAAGAGGCTTCTATAACACCATCAGATCTACCATCCTTTGATTTAGTTGATACTTGTGGAACTGGTGGAGATGGAGCTAACACGTTCAATATTTCTACAGCAGTTGCCTTTGTCTCAGCTGCTTTAGGAGTAAAAATCGCTAAACATGGAAATCGAAGTGCAAGTGGCAAGGTTGGATCAGCTGACGTGCTAGAAAATTTAGGATTACCTTTAAATGTTTCTTCCGAAAAAATTGTTGAGGCTTTAAAGAATTTGGGAATTACATTTCTTTTTGCTCCTTCTTGGCATCCTTCACTGGTAAACCTTGCTCCTCTAAGAAAAAACTTAGGAATTAGAACCATTTTTAATTTGCTGGGACCATTGGTTAACCCACTTAGACCAAAGTCTCAAGTATTAGGAGTAGCCAAAGCTGATTTGCTTGATCCCATATCACTAGCTTTAAAAGGAATGGGGCTTAAAAGAGCTGTAGTTGTTCATGGTGCAGGTGGCCTAGATGAGGCTTCATTAGCTGGCTCTAACCAATTTCGGTTCTTGGAGAAGGATGTTATTAGATCTGAAATTTTTAACCCTATTGATCTTGGACTTACTGAAATCTCTAATGAAAGTTTGAAAGGTGATGATTTGAAAACTAATTCTCAAATTCTAATGTCTTTACTTAAAGGAGAAGGAAATAAATATCATAAAGAAGTCGTAGCATTAAATACGGCTCTTGTTTTATGGGTATCAGGAGCTGAGGATGATTTATTTTTAGGTGTCAAACGATCATTAGATTGTTTGAATACAGATAAATCATGGCTCCTGTTCAAGCAGTTAAGAGAATTTTTAGCTTCTTAA
- the carA gene encoding glutamine-hydrolyzing carbamoyl-phosphate synthase small subunit yields the protein MFFDTDSSAILLLEDGTCFEGVSFGAKGTISGEVVFNTGMTGYQEVITDPSYYGQIITFSYPEIGNTGVNSEDNESSHPSVKGVIARQISKTSSNWRHEVSFEKWLKDENVVGIHGIDTRALVRHLRESGTLNGIISSDSNYSIKELFSLVKKSPSMNGLNLVEQVTTKSSFKVNSTCPVSFDKRIKNIQRIPYNVVAIDFGIKQSILDRLVAHGCEVTVLPANTSISDVLALSPEGVFLSNGPGDPSAVDSGINLAKDLIEYNKLPIFGICLGHQILGLALGGKTFKLSYGHRGLNHPCGLNGKVEITSQNHGFALNSESLDSEKIQITRLNLNDQTVAAISVIDRPFFGVQYHPEASPGPHDADHHFNHFVTLIEERRRIVD from the coding sequence ATGTTTTTTGATACTGATAGTTCTGCAATATTGTTATTAGAGGATGGGACCTGTTTTGAAGGAGTATCTTTTGGTGCCAAGGGGACTATTTCTGGAGAAGTCGTATTTAATACTGGTATGACAGGCTATCAGGAGGTCATAACGGATCCTAGTTACTATGGCCAGATTATTACTTTTAGCTATCCAGAGATTGGAAATACTGGAGTCAATTCTGAGGATAATGAATCATCACATCCTTCAGTTAAAGGTGTGATAGCTCGTCAAATATCAAAAACTTCCAGTAACTGGAGACACGAAGTTTCCTTTGAAAAATGGTTAAAGGATGAAAATGTTGTTGGAATTCATGGAATAGATACAAGAGCACTTGTTAGACATTTAAGAGAATCTGGTACTTTGAATGGAATTATTTCTTCGGATTCAAACTATTCCATAAAAGAATTATTTTCACTTGTAAAAAAATCTCCTTCAATGAATGGTCTGAATCTTGTTGAACAAGTAACAACGAAAAGCTCTTTTAAAGTTAATTCAACTTGTCCGGTTTCATTTGATAAGAGGATTAAAAATATTCAAAGAATCCCATACAACGTTGTTGCTATAGATTTTGGTATAAAGCAATCTATATTGGATCGTTTAGTTGCCCATGGTTGTGAAGTAACCGTCTTGCCTGCAAATACTTCAATATCAGATGTTTTAGCTTTATCCCCTGAAGGAGTTTTTCTTTCTAATGGACCTGGTGATCCATCCGCAGTTGATAGTGGGATTAACCTTGCTAAGGATTTAATTGAATACAACAAACTACCTATTTTTGGGATCTGTTTAGGTCATCAGATTCTTGGCTTAGCGCTTGGTGGAAAAACTTTTAAGCTTTCATATGGACACAGAGGACTAAATCATCCATGTGGATTGAATGGAAAAGTTGAAATTACAAGTCAAAATCATGGTTTTGCATTGAATTCAGAATCTTTAGATTCTGAGAAAATACAAATCACCAGACTCAATTTAAATGACCAAACAGTAGCCGCTATTTCTGTAATTGATAGGCCTTTCTTTGGTGTTCAATATCACCCCGAGGCTAGTCCTGGGCCTCATGATGCTGATCATCATTTTAATCATTTCGTAACCTTAATAGAAGAACGACGTAGAATCGTGGATTAA
- a CDS encoding STAS domain-containing protein — translation MTELQRLTVSLRGGFNQQNGCLVINFTGQLDAYSEKQFTTYINEVLASNQLSVVIDLTNIDFIDSCGLGAMVQAAKKCTQSKRTFNVVGNPRVIQTIKLVRLEEFLHLVPDLNTAIGKLSA, via the coding sequence ATAACTGAATTACAACGTCTTACTGTTTCTCTTAGAGGTGGTTTTAACCAGCAAAATGGTTGTCTAGTGATTAATTTCACTGGTCAACTAGATGCTTATTCAGAGAAACAATTCACTACATATATCAATGAAGTTCTAGCTTCTAATCAACTGTCGGTTGTAATTGATTTAACTAATATCGATTTCATTGACTCGTGTGGTTTAGGAGCAATGGTTCAAGCAGCTAAAAAATGCACTCAGTCAAAAAGAACATTTAATGTTGTAGGAAATCCTAGAGTTATCCAAACAATTAAACTTGTTCGATTAGAGGAATTTCTTCATCTAGTGCCAGATCTGAATACTGCAATTGGTAAATTATCAGCTTGA
- a CDS encoding ribonuclease III domain-containing protein, which translates to MTDWIRSHKSTISPDGLGPLQLAWLGDAVWEMHHRLRYCSSPMRSKDLHNAVVKEVNASSQAKAITKIEPFLNDTEKDLLRRGRNRSGRGPKNVDAATYAIATGFETIVGWLFLKNPNRLADLFDLLDRPIN; encoded by the coding sequence TTGACTGATTGGATTCGCTCTCACAAATCAACCATTTCTCCGGATGGCTTGGGGCCGTTACAATTAGCTTGGCTGGGTGATGCTGTATGGGAAATGCATCATAGGTTGCGATATTGCAGTAGTCCAATGCGCTCCAAGGATCTGCATAATGCTGTTGTTAAGGAGGTAAACGCATCCAGTCAAGCAAAAGCAATCACAAAAATCGAACCTTTTCTTAATGATACTGAAAAGGATTTGCTTAGAAGAGGAAGAAACAGATCTGGAAGAGGTCCTAAAAATGTAGATGCAGCCACATATGCAATTGCTACCGGATTTGAGACTATTGTTGGATGGTTGTTTTTGAAAAATCCCAATCGGCTTGCTGATTTATTCGATCTTCTTGATCGACCCATTAACTAG
- the rlmB gene encoding 23S rRNA (guanosine(2251)-2'-O)-methyltransferase RlmB, with amino-acid sequence MSYRFNKDTSNSKNSSSKKGSSNFFRQDNESKNSNFNDRRRTNNKINRHSSDQVNQYSLDKESSGRSRNSNQSNSNYRGSNRFERKSTNTSYRNENSQEIDNYRGSNRFARKSANSSYRNQNSQQTDNYRGSNRFERKSVRPSYRNQNPQETNNLRKSEINEPLSYSESFTKTLSDDLIWGRHSTEAALIGGRAIHRIWCTSELRSTPKFFQLLKDSKSSGVLVEEVSWSRLGQLTNGAVHQGIVLQIAASKTHDLKNLIDACKAFGESSLLLALDGLTDPQNLGAIIRSAEALGAQGLILPQRRSAGLTGSVAKVAAGALEHLPVARVVNLNRSLEKLKDEGYTVVGLAEEGPSTLSEIKFQGPLVVVVGSEDKGISLITRRLCDQLVRIPLKGVTTSLNASVATSIFLYEVARSKWMRSISGQDPSPRLMKPQISTENNN; translated from the coding sequence ATGAGTTATCGCTTCAATAAAGACACAAGTAATTCAAAAAACTCTTCATCTAAGAAAGGAAGTAGTAATTTTTTTCGTCAAGATAATGAATCTAAAAATTCAAATTTTAATGATCGAAGAAGAACCAACAATAAAATCAATCGTCATTCATCTGATCAAGTAAATCAATATTCATTAGATAAAGAATCTTCCGGACGATCAAGAAATAGTAACCAGTCAAATTCAAACTACAGAGGATCAAATCGATTCGAAAGAAAATCGACTAACACTTCATACAGAAATGAAAACTCACAGGAAATAGACAACTACAGAGGATCTAATCGATTTGCAAGGAAATCCGCTAACTCTTCATATCGAAATCAAAACTCACAGCAAACTGACAATTACAGAGGATCAAATCGCTTTGAACGAAAATCAGTTAGACCTTCATACAGAAATCAAAATCCTCAGGAAACTAACAATTTAAGAAAATCAGAAATTAATGAACCTCTTTCATATTCGGAAAGTTTTACCAAAACTTTAAGTGATGATTTGATTTGGGGTCGTCATTCAACTGAGGCAGCTCTTATAGGAGGTAGGGCAATTCATAGGATTTGGTGTACCTCTGAATTAAGAAGTACACCAAAGTTTTTTCAACTTCTCAAAGATTCAAAATCTTCTGGGGTCTTGGTCGAAGAAGTTTCTTGGTCTAGGCTTGGCCAGCTCACTAATGGAGCAGTTCATCAAGGAATAGTTTTACAAATTGCCGCATCAAAGACTCATGATTTGAAGAATTTAATTGATGCTTGTAAAGCTTTTGGAGAGTCATCATTGCTTCTAGCTTTAGATGGTTTAACTGATCCTCAGAATCTTGGAGCAATAATCCGATCTGCTGAAGCACTAGGTGCTCAAGGGTTAATTCTTCCACAAAGACGCAGTGCAGGTTTAACAGGATCCGTAGCAAAAGTTGCTGCTGGAGCTCTGGAACATTTGCCTGTAGCAAGAGTTGTTAATTTAAATAGGTCTTTGGAGAAATTGAAGGATGAGGGGTATACCGTTGTTGGTCTTGCTGAGGAAGGACCTTCGACTTTGTCGGAAATTAAATTCCAAGGTCCTTTAGTCGTAGTTGTGGGTTCCGAAGATAAAGGGATTTCTCTGATAACTAGAAGGTTGTGCGATCAGTTAGTCAGAATTCCTCTTAAGGGTGTCACTACAAGCCTTAATGCATCAGTCGCTACTTCGATTTTTTTATATGAAGTAGCTAGATCTAAATGGATGCGCTCAATCTCTGGACAAGACCCATCTCCAAGATTAATGAAACCTCAGATTTCAACTGAAAATAATAACTAA
- a CDS encoding DUF1816 domain-containing protein yields MGPLRALRSLGNSFGLAWWAKVETIQPEVTYWFGPFLTRRSLKVRLNGFVEDLSEESPQKINHSLIRCRRNEPLTS; encoded by the coding sequence ATGGGTCCCCTTAGGGCTCTTCGAAGCTTAGGTAATAGTTTTGGCTTGGCCTGGTGGGCCAAGGTTGAAACAATTCAACCTGAGGTTACATATTGGTTTGGCCCATTTCTCACTCGTCGTAGCTTGAAAGTCAGATTAAATGGATTTGTAGAGGATCTTTCTGAAGAGTCACCTCAGAAAATAAACCATAGTTTAATCAGGTGCCGTCGTAACGAGCCTCTTACGTCATAA